AGCGCCGTCCATGTACAACAGCGCGCCCTTCGCATGCAGAATATCGGCAATCTTATGAATGTCGCTCTCGAACACACCAATCGTCGAAGGATTCGTCAGCATCAGCGCAGCAGTGTCTTCATCGACCATCCGCTCCAACTCAGCCACGTCCACCATGCCCTGCGCATTCGACTTCAGGTTCGCAACCTCGTACCCGCACACCGCAGCAGTAGCAGGGTTCGTCCCATGCGCCGAGTCCGGAATCAGAATCTTCTTCCGCGGATTGCCTTTGCTCTCGTGGTAAGCCCGCACGAGCAGAATTCCCGTAAACTCACCATGCGCGCCCGCCGCCGGCTGCAGCGTAATCGCATCCATGCCGGTGATTTCGATCAACGCATCGGACAGCGTCTGCATAATGCCGAGGCACCCCTGCGACAGCGACTCCGGCTGATAAGGATGCGCCTCCGCGATCCCCTCCAGCCGCGCCACCGCCTCGTTCACGCGCGGGTTGTACTTCATCGTGCAGCTGCCCAGCGGATACATCCCCAGATCAATCGCATAGTTCCACGTCGAAAGCCGCGTGAAGTGCCGAATGATCTCGATCTCGCTCAGCTCCGGCATCACGCCTAGGTCCGTCCGCACGGCGTCGCCAAGCAGAGCAACCGAATCCACCGCCGGCACATCCAACTGCGCCAACCGATACGCCTTCTTCCCCGGCGAAGATTTCTCAAACATCAAATCTTCGTTCTGATTCGTGTGCGTCGTAGCCTTCTTCGGCGTCCCTACAAACTTCTCAACTGCCATAGTTAAAACTCCTGCGCATCCACTGCGCTTCCGGTCTCCGAGTAGCTCCCCGACTCCGGTCCATCCAAATCTTCTTCCCGCAAAGAAAGCCCAAACACGGTGCCGTTCTCAAACTCAATCGTCAGCGCGTCGCCTTCTTCGAGCGAAGCCTGCACAACCTTGTCGTTAATCTGCCCGCACAGTGCATTCCGATACTCCGGCTCTCCATAAGCCACCGAAAACTCCGGAAACAACACATGCGGCCACGCATGCAACGTCAGCAGAGGAGCCTCGAATCGAAGTTGCAGAAAGTCCTCCACAAACTCAACCGCCTTCAACTCCTCGCCAACAATCGCCGACACGTCCATCGCTAAGCCTTCTTGCCTGCAAGCGCTGCTGCAACCGCATCCATCTGCTTCCGCGTCGTCAACTCCGTCGCACACCACAAAGTAGCATTCGGCCCAAGCTCCGGATACCACTTCGCCAGCGGCAGACCACCGATGATCTTGTCTCCAAGCAGCGCAGCGTTCGTCTCATCAGCACTCTTCGGCAGCTCCAGCACAAACTCATGAAACCGCGGCGCACCATCAAACAAAACCTTCGCGCCAGCAGTAGCTCTAAGCACGCTCTCGAGATAAGCCGCCTTCGCCAGATTCTGCTCTGCCAGCTCCTTCATCCCCTGCTTGCCGTACACGCTCAGGAAGATTGTCGTCATCATCGCAACCAGCGCCTGATTCGTACAGATGTTCGAAGTCGCCTTCTCCCGCCGAATATGCTGCTCGCGAGTCGACAGCGTCAGCACAAACCCGCGCTTGCCATCCTTATCCTTCGTCTCGCCGATCAGCCTTCCCGGCATCTGCCGCAGAAACTTCTCCTTGCACGCAATCACGCCGCAGTAAGGCCCACCGTATCCCACCGCCACGCCATACGACTGCGCCTCCAGCGACACAATATCCGCCTCCGCCGGCGGACGCACAATCCCCAGCGACACCGCCTCCGCAATCGAAACGATCAGCAACGCACCCTTCGCATGAGCAATCTCCGCAATCGCCGCAACATCGTCAATCGTCCCGAAGAAGTTCGGCGACTGAATCAGCACGCAAGCCGTGTCCTTCGTGATCGCCGCATCCAACGCCGCAAGATCCACGCGCCCATTCGACGAATAGCCAACTTCAACCGTAGGAATCTCCTGATGCTGCGCATACGTCGCAATCACCTCGCGATACTCCGGATGCACCGTCCGCGCAATCACCGCGCCATCACGCCCGGTCACGCGCACCGCCATCATGATCGCCTCTGCCGCGCCGGTCGAACCGTCATACATCGACGCGTTCGCAATCTCCATCCCCGTCAGCTCGCAGATCATCGTCTGGAACTCGAACATCGCCTGCAGCGTTCCCTGCGAGATCTCTGGCTGATACGGCGTGTAGCTCGTCAGAAACTCACCACGCTGCACCAGCGAGTCGATAATCACCGGCCGATAGTGCCGATAAACTCCCGCGCCCAGAAAGCTCGAATAACCAACCGCATTATTCTCCGCAAACTCGCGAAAGCGATCCAGAATCTCCGACTCCCCATGCTGCCGTGGAATCTTCAGATCGCGCTTCAGTTGAAACTCTGCTGGAATCGTAGAAAACAGATCGTCGATCGACGCCACGCCAATCTCGGCAAGCATCTCCTCACGATCCACGGGGGACTTCGGTAGATAACGCATCTTTTAGTGTCCGGTCTCTTCGCTGGTAAATTTCTCGTAATCAGCCGCGGTCAAAAGCCCATCGACCTGCTTCGCATCCGCGAGCTCAACCTTCAACAGCCAGGTCGTATTCGCATCCGTGTTGATCTTCTCCGGAGCGTCCTTCAACTCTTCATTGATCGCCGTCACCTTGCCCGACACCGGCGCAAACAGATCCGACACCGCCTTCACCGACTCCACCGAACCGAAGCTCTTTGCCGCCTCAATCGTATCGCCCACCTTCGGCAGGTCGACAAACACAATGTCGCCCAGCGAGTTCTGCGCGTAGTCCGTGATGCCGACGGTTCCAATGTTGCCATCGACTTTTATCCACTCGTGTTCCTTCGTGTAGCGATAATCCGCAGGGTAAGCCATTCGTCGTTCTCCAGAGAAAGTGTGTGTAACTCAATTGTAGATGCTCGGGCTAAGCAGTTTTCTTCGCCCGTTTGTAGAAGGGAAGCGGAACCACCTTGGCCTTCACCATCTGGCCGCGGATCTCTACGGAAACAACGGTATCAACCACGGCGTACTCCACAGGCACATAAGCCATCGCAATATTCTTCTTCAAAAACGGCGACGGCGAACCGCTGGTAATCTCGCCAAGCCGCTTTCCTTCAACCGAAAAAACCGTATATCCATCCCGCCCAATCCCGCGCTCCATCATCTCGAGCCCCACCAGCTTGCGCCCCGGCCCACCCGCGGCCTCTATCGCCACCAACGCTGCGCGCCCCACAAACTCCGGCTTCTCGAGCTTCGCATATCGCCCCAGCCCAGCCTCCAGCACATTGATCGTGTCCGAGATCTCATGTCCATAGAGCGCCATCCCAGCCTCGAGCCGCAGCGTATTTCGCGCCCCCAGCCCACACGCCAGAATTCCGAACTCCGCGCCCGCCGCAAGCACCTCGCCCCACACCCGCGCGCTCGTCGGCTCATCCGACGGAATATAAATCTCAAACCCATCCTCGCCCGTATATCCCGTCCGAGCGATCATCACATTGTGCAGTCCACACACCTGACCCCACGTAAACCAGTAGTTCTTGATCGTGCTCAAATCCGTCGAGGTCAGCTTCTGCAGCGTCTGCGCTGCCCGCGGCCCCTGAATCGCAAGCTGCGTGTAGTAGTCGCTGAAGTCGTTCACATGCACGCCCGGCATATGCCCGATCGTCTGCCGCACCCACTGCACGTCCTTCTCACGCGTGCCCGCATTGATGACAATCAAATAGTCATTGTCCGAAAGCTTGTGCACGATCACGTCATCCACAAACGTGCCATTCGGATGCAGCATCGCCGAGTAGTGCGCCTGCCCCACCGCCAGCTTCGAAGCATCGTTCATGCAAAGATGCTGCACCGCCGCCAGCGACCCCGGCCCACGCAGCTGAATATCGCCCATATGCGACACGTCGAACACACCCACCGCCGTCCGCACCGCCATATGCTCCGCAATCAACCCGCAACAATCCACCGGCATATCCCATCCGCCGAAGTCGACCATCTTGGACTTAGCCGCCCGGTGCACCGCGTTCAGTGCCGTCTTGCGAAGTGGTGTCATTGTCTCTGCCATAAAGATGCTTCCTCTTGTCTTCCCCGTGAATCCCGCCCCAAAAACGATAGCCCCTAAAACGGTAGCCCCTAAAAACGATAGCACCGACAAGCCCAATCCAACCACCCGCGCCCCTCGCTCCAGCGCATCACACGGAATCGCGAGCGGAAAGGGAGAGTCTGGTCCAGGCAGTCAGAGCAAAGGCTCCCATCACGAAGATCGAAACGAGAACACACGAATGGAGGATGTCTGCGCTCCTCCACTGCCTCCCCGAAGCATCCGTGACAACCGCCGGCGTCGCTGACGGAATGGCAAGGAGGACATTTCCGGCGGCCGACGCTCCATAAAAAAGAACTGGAAGACGCCAGTGTTTCAGTGGCAGAGGTGCAACCGGCCGACCCCGCAGATAGAGCGCAAATGCCTGATAAAAGAGGTAGACCGTGAGATACCACCCGAGAAAATTGCTCACCGGCACACCGAAGAAGGAGCCTCCGTCCTTCCACACCCAGGCGCGATAGAGGTTCGACCAGACTGGATCCATCGAAAGATCCCACGCCGCCATGACGAAGCTCGCAACCAGTGGCAGAAAGATCATCCGCCTGCCGTTCAGGGGTTCGTCGTAGTGGCCTACGAGCAGCAGGCCCACAACCCACGACAAGTACCCCATCCCGACATAGGCAAGCGCCAGCAATACCGGGAGCTGAATGAGCTTCGGCCCCATCACGTCGGTGAAGTAGTAGTGTCCAAAGGGAAGACCGGTTCGAAGACTCACGCTCTCCAGCAGTGTTGCGATGCCCAGGCTGAGCCCCGCGAAGACAACGATGCCACGCCATCGGTAGGTGATCTTTCCGTGGAGCAGGGCGAAGACCGCCGGCGGAAGCACATGAAGCACGACGATCAAAAGAGTTGGGAATCTATCTGCATAGAGCTGAAGAATCCGCGCCACGATATACAAAACCAGCAGCAGAGCGAGTAGGGTGCCTGTTCGTCTCTCTCCCTCATCGTCTCTCAACATGAAGAGATTCTACGTGGTGTCCCTATCCCGTTCTCATGCGTCTTCTGGTTCACCGCCGGAGCCACCGACTCGGTCAGCGCCCAAAGCACAGAATCAGGGAACCATGCGCGTCTTCAAAGACTCAACCTGTTGCTTCAAAGCAGCGTATGCCGCATCTGTCGGCTGCCCCTGCGTCTGCCACACCACATTCCCCCGATCATCAACGACCAGCAGGTAAGCATCATCCGGTTGATTGAAGTGCGTTATCGCCTTCCATCCGGCCTCATCGTTCGTAACCGGCACCACCCGGTGCTGCGCCCGCTCCGGCGTAGACGACTTGATCGACCGCAGCACCATCCCCCGAACGAATCCAGGCACCCCAGCCACAATGGGCAATTCGTAGTACGCCACCACAGTCGAGGTTCGATAGTCCGCAGCGATCTTTGTTGCCCAACCCGTTACCGCCTCTCGAGAGCCGCGACTGAATCCGATCACCAGAATCCCAGCCGCCTTCCCCTGCAACGCCGCAGGCAGATTCACCGCCTGATTCGCAAACGAGGTGCCATGAACCTCCGGGATCCGCTCCGCCGGAGCACAAGGAACGATCATCAGTCCAGTTACTACCAGCAGCACCAAGGACAGACTACGGCTGACAGAAAGCTTAGATCTCCAAGCCATCCACATAGTCTAGTGGTTGCAACCGGTCACCCTATTCGCCGCCCGCAAATCGATACGATCCGGTGAAACTTCATGCGCCAACGTTATCGTGCAGCGTCTCAGTGCATCCCGCTCGGCAGCGACTTCGTAAGTCTCCCCGCATCCAACACAAGTTCAGCCAGCGCCTCGTCGAAGTTGTGATCATGCGTCTTCTGCAGCGCCGCCGGAGCCACCGACTCGGTCAGCGCCCAAAGCACATAGTGTGTCGCCCTGTCGTAGATCACCAGCCGAAACATCGGCAGCGGATCCGAAGCGCCCTTCTCCTTATTCGCATTCGAAGGCCCATTCGGCGCAGAGAGCTGCAACTCGAAGACCAGGTCCGCCTCACTCGGAGACGTCACCAATTGATACCGTTCCCAGCTCGACACATCCGCATAAAACTGGTTGTAAGCCCGATCCGGATCGCCGCTGAACGGGTGAGGGAACAGCCCGCTATCCGCCCCCGCATTCGAGATAAACACCTTCTTCGCACTCACCAGCAACGCCGGCACCGGAGCCGCACCCGGAGTGACGGGCACCTGGCCGGAAGCGAAACCCCCAGACAGAATCGCAGCCAGAAAACCAGACAGAACCAAAGCAACACAAACCAATCGAATCCGGATCATCGTAGTGTCCTCTCCTGCGAACGGAGAAAGCCGCGTCGCGAAGCACCGTCCGTCCACGCAATCCATCAGACGCATGACCAGTTACAAATGTTTCGCGGAGCCAAAGCATCATCGCGGCCAACACACCTAAACCGTCACCGACTCCCGATACTCGCCAAACACCTTCCGCATCACATCCGCAATCTCGCCCACCGTCGCATAGCTCTCCACCGCGTTGAGTATCTGCGGCATCAGATTGCTCCCACCCCGCGCCGCATCCTCCACCCGTCGCAGCGCCCCGGCATGCGCCCCTGCATCCCGCCGCAGACGCATCGCCCGAACCCGCTCCACCTGCCGCCCCTCCAGCGCCTCATCGATCCGCTGAATCGGCACCGCTACTTCCTGGTCACTCGCGAACTCATTCACCCCAACCACAATCGCATCCTTCGCATCCACCGCCCGCTGATACCCATAAGCCGCATTTTGTATCTCCCGCTGCACATATCCCTGATCGATCGCCCGCAGCATCCCGTACTTGCCGCCCAGATCAAACCGCGCAATCGTAGCCAGGTACTCCTCCGCCCGCCGCTCAATCTCATTGGTCAGCGACTCCACATAAAACGACCCCGCCAGCGGATCCACCGTCTGCGCCACCCCGCTCTCATGCGCCAATATCTGCTGCGTCCGCAGAGCAATCCGCGCCGCATTCTCCGTCGGCAGCGACAGAGCCTCATCGAACCCATTCGTATGCAGACTCTGCGTTCCCCCCAGCACCGCCGCCAGCGCCTGCAGCGTCGTGCGAGCGATATTGTTCTCCGGCTGCTGCGCCGTCAGCGTCGACCCCGCCGTCTGCGTATGAAACCGCAGCATCCAGCTCCGCTCCTTCTTCGCGCCAAAGTGCTCCCGCATAATCCGCGCCCACATCCTGCGCGCCGCACGAAACTTCGCTACCTCCTCCAGCAGATTGTTATGCGAGTTGAAGAAGAAACTCAGCCGCGGCGCAAACGCATCCACGTTCAACCCCGCATCAATCGCCGCCTGAACATACGTCATGCCATCGGCCAGCGTAAACGCCACCTCCTGCACCGCCGTGCACCCAGCCTCGCGCATGTGGTAGCCAGAGATCGAGATCGTATTCCACTCCGGCACCTCGTCGGCCGCCCACGCAAAGATGTCCGTCACCAGCCGCATCGCATGCGTCACCGGATAGATATACGTCCCCCGCGCAATGTACTCCTTCAAAATATCGTTCTGAATCGTCCCGTTCAGCCCTTTGACCTTCGCCCCGGTCCGCTTCGCCACCGCAACATACAGCGCCAGCAGAATAGAGGCCGTTGCATTGATCGTCATCGAAGTCGAGATCGTATCCAGCGCAATCCCATCGAACAACCGCTGCATATCCTCGAGCGAATCAATCGCCACCCCAACCTTCCCCACCTCACCCAGCGCCAGCGGCGAATCCGAGTCGTACCCAATCTGCGTCGGCAGATCGAACGCCACGCTCAGCCCCTTCGTCCCATGGTCGAGCAGAAACTTGTACCGTTTATTCGACTCCTCGGCATCCCCCATCCCCGCATACTGCCGCATCGTCCACAGCCGCCCGCGATACATCGTCGGCTGAATCCCCCGCGTAAACGGATACTCCCCCGGCTCGCCCACCGTATAAGCCGCGTCGTCGCCCGCAAGATCCCCAGCCCGATACACCAGCTCCACCGGAATCCCGGAGCTCGTCTCCGGCTGCTTCAAGTCCGCCTGCTTCAAGTTGTTTTTCGTCTCGTCAGACATGCCGAACAAGTGTACCCGTCCTCACACCTCCCCAGCGACCGCGAACGTTAGCTCCGCTTCCCCCTGCGGTTAGCCTTCACGAAGCTGCTCACGCAGAAGTACCCAAACACCACCGCCATCGCCACCGCCAGCAGCAGATGCCCATGCGCCTCATGGTTCCCCGCCGTCTCATGCAGCTCCCCGCGCATCTTCCACGCATTGCTCAGCGCAAACGCCGCGAAGATCCCAAAGAAGACCCCGGTAAACTCCAGCCAGAGCTGACTCGAAGCCTTCACAAACGGCCCCCACGCCGCCTCGCCAAACCGCCTCCCGCCGCGCTTCAGCCCCAGTCCCGTCTGCGCCACCTGAACCGTCGTCCGCGCCGTCTTCTCGCCCAGTCGCGCACCCGACGCCTCAGCCTTACTCCGGGCAGCACTCGTCGCAGCAGTCTCTGCCTCCGCAGCCTTCCCCGCGCCCGAAGGATTCGGCGCCGTAGCCGCATCCACCGCCGACATCAGCGTCTTAGCCGCCAGCCGAGCCCCAATCCCAAGCGTCCGACCGAACCGAACCGAATCCATACCCAGAGTGTAGCCGTTCCCATGCCTCCACAAAAGCTCTTCCGTCCAGCACCAACGCCAAACTTTCATCTGTTTCCAACCTCCCAAACGCATCGCTTTCCCGAAGATCGGAATCAGAACCACAAGAGGCAAACACGATGAAGAGCACACTCTGGATGATCGGCGGACTCTGTGCCGCCGCCGCTGGCTTTCTGGTCCTCGGATGCCGCCGCACCTCCACCGTCGAGCTCCTCGCTCACCGATTCGAAGGCACCTGGCACGACCATCGCACTGTGGTTGAAACCACTTAGAGTCACCCTCCATTTCCCTGAAGAAATGCCGTTGCAGCGGCAACCGTCATGGGCGTATTCTTTAACCAGAAGCTAGTGACGCCGACATACCCGCAATGCCGTTCCCGCCGGTCACCTTCGTTGGGAATACCCGATGCGTGGAGTAGTTCGAACGATAGGGCAGCCTGGAGGTGGCATTGAATCAAAAGGTCAAAAACCTGATACAGAAACTTGGCGAAGCGATCCACGAGTCCGTCTCGGAGTCGGAGGATATAGCAGGCGTCGTCAAAAACATCCGCGAACAGGGTTTTGATGTCCTCCTCATGCTTGAGGCCACCATCGGGCTCAACGAGGTTGAGGCAGAAGCCGACGAGGCAACCGAAGGCGCCGAAGAAGGTACCTCGGGGCCATTCACCTCAAACGACGTGTCCTTTCTAAAGTCCTTGCGCATCAGTCTCACCGAAGACGAACCAACCGACGCCACCGATTCAACCGACACCACCGAAGCCTAAGCGCCGAAGCTGTACCGAAGTCTGAAACACAGAAGCCTGAACACAGAAGACCAGGCAGCCCTCTCATGCGACGAGGTCCAAGGACTCGGTCGTGTTCTGATTTGGCCAGTCCAACTGATAGTTCAGCCGCTTGTCCTGCGACGTTAGTCATGGTGGAAGTAGAAGAGGTTCCCGTCCAGATCCATCACGGTGAACTGTCGCAGTCCCCAGGGCTTTTTTTCTAGAGGATCGACGATGTTCGCACCTAGCGACTTCAGTTCCTCATACGCCGCATCGATATCTTCAGCAAACACCCAGTGAACGGCCGCTTCGAACGGCGCCTTCCTCGTCCGAAAAAATATCGGTCCCATATCACCGCGTGACACTGCCCCAATCCCTTTGTCCGGTTCAAGCCATCCAATCTCAAAGCCCAGTGCATCTCTGTAGTGCTGTTGTGCACGTTCAACATCAGCGACCGGCAACTCCGGCACTGGCTTGCCAATCGAGGTCATCTTCTCTTTGACGCCCATAGAGTCTGTTGCGCCCATAAAGCCCCCTTTGCTCTCCTTTATGCAACAAGACCGCCAGCGCGTCAAATCCAACGCGTCAAAATTAGGATGAGCCTGACGGCTACCTCTTTCGCATCCGCAGACTCTGCCAGCTTCCATCCACAGTCCAGCCGCCATCCACCGCCAGCGCCTGCCCATTGATAAATCCACTCTGCGCCGGCTCCGCCAGAAACAGAATTGCCCGCGCAATATCCTCCGGCGTTGCAAACCTCCCCATCGGATTCGCACCTTCGATATCGGCATCGTCATAACCCCCGCCAGCCTGGTCCGCGACATCCATCTCCGTCTTCACCCACCCAGGACACACCGCGTTGCACCGAACCCCGCGCCCGCCCCACTCCGCCGCCAGCGTCCGCGTCAGCCCAATCAACCCATGCTTCGACGCGTTATACGCCGACCGATCTCCAATCCCCACCAGTCCCGCGATCGAAGCCACATTCACGATGCTCCCGCTCCTCTGCTCCAGCATCATCGTGCCAAACGCCTTAGCTAGCAAAAATGGAGCCAGCAGATTCACCTCCAGCACCCGTCGAAACGCTCTCCCCTCCACCGTCTCTGCCGGAGCGATAAAGCTGATGCCTGCATTGTTCACCAGCACATCCGCCCGTCCCCACCGCGAGCGCACCAACTCCACCGCCCGCACCACCACCGTCTCATTCGAGATGTCCCCCAGCACCTCCTCCACTTCCACGCCGATCTTTTTCACCGCATCCACGGTCGCCGCGCAGGCCTGCAGATCCATCAGCAGCAACCCATACCCCGCCGCCGCCAAAACCTCCGCCGTACGCCGCCCAATCCCCTGCGCCGCCCCGGTAACAATCGCAATCTTCATGCCCAAAGACTACTGCATGGATCGTTTGTGAGACGTCGACGGGTTGCTACACACGAGACGACATATCGTTAGTCTTCGGATGTCGATGAGCACTGGCGATTTACCAATCGCAGAGAATCCATCCAGATTCTTCAACCGCCGTGTATGAGCTGGAAGCATGGAAAGAAGGCAGGCCTCGGCGGCCCGCCCTTCGTCTGCGATCAAATCAGCGCTGGCGGGTGTTGGCGAGGGCCCGAAGGATTGTGCGGGTGTTCTTGTTCATGACCTGACGAAGGTACATGGCGATGGCGAACAGCAGGACCAGAAAGAAAAGGTCGACGCGAAGGATCGAATGCAGCAGTCCGCCCAGGGTCTCTGGCGGAAACATGTGGAGATGCATCCAGATAAACACGACGACGGCGAGGATGGCGAGCACGCCAACGATAATGCGAGAGGAGCGTTCGGACCTGTCGGCGGCTGCAAGGGCTTGCTGGACGAAGGCGAGTTCTGCGTTCGTATCTTCGGGGTTGGGCTGCTTCTGTTCGGGGCTCATGCTGGTTTCCTTTCGGAGGTGAGGTATTTGCGAAGGGTGGTGACTCCGTAATGCAGGCGCGACTTGGCGGTGCCGATCGGAATCTCCAGGATGGCTGCACTTTCTTCGAGTGAGAGGTCGTGCTGGTAGTGGAGCAGGAGGACGGCGCGGCTGGCGGGCGAGACCTGGTCGAGGAGGGTCAGGAAAGCCTCGTCTGGTGGCTCCCCGAGATTGAGGTTGAGGGTCGTGAGATGTTCAGGCGGTGCCTCGTCAAGCGGCTGCCAGCGGCGGGCGCGTTTGAGATGAGAGAAGGCAATACGCGAGGCGATCCGGAAGGTCCAGGGGCGGAAGACGGCGGGCTCGCGCAGGAACCGGAGCTTGCGGAAGATCTGGAGCGAAGTCTCTTGGAGGATGTCGTCGGCCAGGGCGGCGCCGACGAGACGGGTGACGTAGCGGCGCAACGGCGCATAGGTATCACGGAGAAGTTGTTCCAGTGCGGCCCGGTCCCCGGTTTGCGCCAGAAGGACAAGGAGCGTTTGCTCGGGGGTCGCAGGCTCCTTCGCCTCAGTTCGGGTCTGCATGCTTGAGAGAGGTGTTGGAGTCACGAAAGGTTCGCTTCTGGCGGATAAATAATTATGAACGCGTAAGACGGGGTGGGAACTGATCACTTTCCAGATCTGGGATCAACGTACTGGGCGCGCGTCGCAGCGCAAACTCTGTCAAGCCCCAACCACCACAAAACCCGCTCCAGCCGCGGCTTTTCGCGTGGCATATTACCCCCATCCAACCCGGTACAATTAAACAAAGAGTCCAAAACCGACCCAGGCAGCAGAGACCATGCAACTGCAACAAAACAAGTATTTTGTGCATAAGTCATCTAGAATCAATACTTTGCAGACGCTTACCCGCTGTAAATTATTGCAAACATTAGACTTGCTCCTAAAATACCCCCAGGGGGGAGGGGGTAGCTAGTATTGACAGCCAGTATCAAGAACCAGCATCAAGGAAAAAGAGGGAACCATCGTTGACCCCCCTCCCGGAACGCGATACACTCATTAAGTTTGGCGCTGCAACCCGTGTGTCTTCATCTCAAAGATGATCTCAAGGGTTGCAGGGACGACAGGCTTAGGCCCGGCGGTCACTCGAAACCTGAGACTGCGATGGCTTGACCGGTTGGCTTACTGTAGTGCTCCTGTATGCGCCCATGCAGCACAATCTATCTTTTGAAGAAAGCGGTCAGCATCACGCGACTCCGCTTGAGGTTCTAGTCATGTACGCAGTCATCCGCACCGGCGGCAAACAGTATCTGGTCTCCCCTGGCGAAAAGTTGAAGATTGAAACCACCGCCCACGAGAACGGCAACATCGAGTTCTCCGACGTCCTCGCCATCAGCGGCGAAGCCGGCAAGTTCGAGTCCGACCTCACCGGCGCCAAGGTTCTCGCCTCCGTCGTCGGAGAAGGCCGCGGCGAAAAGATCCTCGTCTTCAAGCTCAAGCGCAAGAAGCAGTACAAGAAGATGCAGGGCCACCGCCAGAACTTCGTCGAGGTCAAGATCAACGAGATCCTCGTCAACGGCAAGAGCTTCAAGGAAGCATAAAAAAGCTCTTCAGCAAGAGTTTGTTTTCAGTTTCAGTTTTTACTAAGCGCACAGGCCCAGAGGGCAGCGCGAAAGAGGCAATCGAATGGCACATAAAAAAGGTTTAGGTTCTTCCAAAAACGGCCGCGACTCAAACGCCCAGCGGCTCGGAGTCAAGGTATTCGGCGGTCAGACGATCCTCGGCGGCGGCATCATCGTCCGTCAGCGTGGAACCCCGCTCAAGCCCGGCGCCAACGTCGGTCGCGGCAAAGACGACACCCTCTTCGCCAAGGTCGACGGCATCGTCCGCTTCCAGGACAAGGGCCAGCACGGCCGCTTCGTCAACGTCGACCCAGCCGAGCTTACTTCCGTTCCTGTCTAGGCGCCACAGGTCACCAGCAACTGGCCACAAGTCACCACGAAGTCACCATAATCTGCACCCAGAGAACCCTGCCACGCGCAGGGTTTTCTATTTCAGAAACTGTCCTGCCGGACGGGCGCCCTGCGCGGGCGGCGGTCACTTCGTGACGGATATACCCCTTCGGTTGGCGCTCCCGTTGGTCGCGAGGAAGATTGATTCCGACCAACGGGAGGACCACGCGAAGCTTTAAAAAGGCGTGTGAACGCCCGCCACCAGAACCGGCTTGCCCTTCTCATTCAGCCCGATCCGCCCCATCGGCGTCTCATGGTCGTGCGTAAACAACACCAGCCAGTTCTCCGGAATCGCCCGCGAGTAGAACCGCTTCCGCTGCGCAATCGTCTCCACCGGATCCAGGTCATACCCCATCACCCACGTCGGATCGAGATGCCAGCTGGTCGGAATTAAATCCGAGATATAGCAGGCATGTTGCCCCTTCGACTCCACGTGAATCGCCATCAACTGCGCCGTATGACCAGGAAAGACCT
This sequence is a window from Edaphobacter lichenicola. Protein-coding genes within it:
- the gcvPB gene encoding aminomethyl-transferring glycine dehydrogenase subunit GcvPB; translated protein: MAVEKFVGTPKKATTHTNQNEDLMFEKSSPGKKAYRLAQLDVPAVDSVALLGDAVRTDLGVMPELSEIEIIRHFTRLSTWNYAIDLGMYPLGSCTMKYNPRVNEAVARLEGIAEAHPYQPESLSQGCLGIMQTLSDALIEITGMDAITLQPAAGAHGEFTGILLVRAYHESKGNPRKKILIPDSAHGTNPATAAVCGYEVANLKSNAQGMVDVAELERMVDEDTAALMLTNPSTIGVFESDIHKIADILHAKGALLYMDGANMNALVGKTRPGDFGVDVMHLNLHKTFSTPHGGGGPGSGPVACKKILEPFLPTPIVVTKADGTLGLEYNRPQSVGRVRMFYGNFGMFVRALAYILANGPDGLRQTTEDAVLNANYIRAKLEGTFELPYKTRSLHEVVFSDKIQAKNGVKTGDMGKRLIDYGFHAYTVSFPLVVNGAMMIEPTESESREELDLLIDALKQIAQEAEENPELVQTAPHTTRLQRLDETTAARKPILRWKAPVAAEPLLVDTAAKEW
- the gcvPA gene encoding aminomethyl-transferring glycine dehydrogenase subunit GcvPA, translated to MRYLPKSPVDREEMLAEIGVASIDDLFSTIPAEFQLKRDLKIPRQHGESEILDRFREFAENNAVGYSSFLGAGVYRHYRPVIIDSLVQRGEFLTSYTPYQPEISQGTLQAMFEFQTMICELTGMEIANASMYDGSTGAAEAIMMAVRVTGRDGAVIARTVHPEYREVIATYAQHQEIPTVEVGYSSNGRVDLAALDAAITKDTACVLIQSPNFFGTIDDVAAIAEIAHAKGALLIVSIAEAVSLGIVRPPAEADIVSLEAQSYGVAVGYGGPYCGVIACKEKFLRQMPGRLIGETKDKDGKRGFVLTLSTREQHIRREKATSNICTNQALVAMMTTIFLSVYGKQGMKELAEQNLAKAAYLESVLRATAGAKVLFDGAPRFHEFVLELPKSADETNAALLGDKIIGGLPLAKWYPELGPNATLWCATELTTRKQMDAVAAALAGKKA
- the gcvH gene encoding glycine cleavage system protein GcvH, translating into MAYPADYRYTKEHEWIKVDGNIGTVGITDYAQNSLGDIVFVDLPKVGDTIEAAKSFGSVESVKAVSDLFAPVSGKVTAINEELKDAPEKINTDANTTWLLKVELADAKQVDGLLTAADYEKFTSEETGH
- the gcvT gene encoding glycine cleavage system aminomethyltransferase GcvT, with amino-acid sequence MAETMTPLRKTALNAVHRAAKSKMVDFGGWDMPVDCCGLIAEHMAVRTAVGVFDVSHMGDIQLRGPGSLAAVQHLCMNDASKLAVGQAHYSAMLHPNGTFVDDVIVHKLSDNDYLIVINAGTREKDVQWVRQTIGHMPGVHVNDFSDYYTQLAIQGPRAAQTLQKLTSTDLSTIKNYWFTWGQVCGLHNVMIARTGYTGEDGFEIYIPSDEPTSARVWGEVLAAGAEFGILACGLGARNTLRLEAGMALYGHEISDTINVLEAGLGRYAKLEKPEFVGRAALVAIEAAGGPGRKLVGLEMMERGIGRDGYTVFSVEGKRLGEITSGSPSPFLKKNIAMAYVPVEYAVVDTVVSVEIRGQMVKAKVVPLPFYKRAKKTA
- a CDS encoding carotenoid biosynthesis protein, whose translation is MLRDDEGERRTGTLLALLLVLYIVARILQLYADRFPTLLIVVLHVLPPAVFALLHGKITYRWRGIVVFAGLSLGIATLLESVSLRTGLPFGHYYFTDVMGPKLIQLPVLLALAYVGMGYLSWVVGLLLVGHYDEPLNGRRMIFLPLVASFVMAAWDLSMDPVWSNLYRAWVWKDGGSFFGVPVSNFLGWYLTVYLFYQAFALYLRGRPVAPLPLKHWRLPVLFYGASAAGNVLLAIPSATPAVVTDASGRQWRSADILHSCVLVSIFVMGAFALTAWTRLSLSARDSV